One window of the Sebastes umbrosus isolate fSebUmb1 chromosome 1, fSebUmb1.pri, whole genome shotgun sequence genome contains the following:
- the idh3b gene encoding isocitrate dehydrogenase [NAD] subunit beta, mitochondrial isoform X2, translating into MAAALRGSLVTLVKGLSGPRWQVASRPLSVSAALCGPEAPPAQADATFKVTMVPGDGVGPELMTAVKDVFRAGDVPVEFEEFHLSEVQNMASEEKLEQVLTSMKTNKVAMKGKIHTPMEFKGELASYEMRLRRKLDLFANVVHVNSLPGYSTRHNNLDLVIIREQTEGEYSSLEHESVPGVIECLKIITRVKSRRIAKFAFDYATKKGRSKVTAVHKANIMKLGDGLFLQSCAEVAQLYPRIKYENIIIDNCCMQLVQNPYQFDVLVMPNLYGNIIDNLAAGLVGGAGVVPGESYSAEYAVFETGARHPFAQAVGRNIANPTAMLLSAANMLRHLNLEYHANMVSDAVKRVIKQGKVRTGDLGGYASSDEFTQAVIANLAV; encoded by the exons ATGGCGGCCGCCTTGAGAGGAAGCTTGGTAACATTGGTCAAG GGCCTGAGCGGCCCGCGGTGGCAAGTGGCCTCTCGACCGTTGAGTGtgtctgctgctctctgtggcCCAGAAGCCCCGCCGGCCCAAGCCGATGCTACCTTCAAGGTCACGATGGTTCCAGGAGACGGAGTGGGACCTGAGCTGATGACTGCTGTCAAGGACGTGTTCAGG GCAGGAGATGTCCCAGTAGAATTTGAGGAGTTTCACCTGAGCGAGGTGCAGAACATGGCCAgtgaggagaagctggagcaagTGTTAACCTCTATGAAGACCAACAAAGTGGCCATGAAAG GAAAGATTCACACACCCATGGAGTTCAAAGGGGAGCTGGCTTCATATGAGATGAGACTgag GCGTAAACTGGACCTGTTTGCTAATGTGGTTCATGTGAACAGCCTGCCGGGCTACAGCACTCGCCACAACAACCTGGACCTGGTCATCATCCGCGAGCAGACCGAGGGGGAGTACAGCTCCCTGGAGCACGAG AGTGTGCCGGGTGTGATCGAATGTTTGAAGATCATCACCAGAGTAAAGTCACGGCGCATCGCCAAGTTCGCCTTCGACTACGCCACCAAGAAGGGACGGAGCAAGGTCACCGCCGTTCACAAGGCCAACATCAT GAAATTAGGCGATGGCCTGTTTCTGCAGAGCTGTGCGGAGGTGGCACAACTGTACCCCAGAATCAAATATGAGAACATAATCATTGATAACTGTTGCAtgcag CTGGTCCAGAACCCGTACCAGTTTGACGTGCTGGTGATGCCCAACCTGTATGGTAACATTATTGATAACCTGGCAGCAGGGCTGGTCGGAGGAGCAGGAGTTGTTCCCGGTGAAAGCTACAGCGCGGAGTACGCTGTGTTTGAGACT GGTGCACGCCACCCATTTGCACAAGCTGTAGGAAGGAACATCGCCAACCCCACAGCCATGCTGCTCAGTGCTGCTAACATGCTCAGGCACCTCAA CCTGGAGTATCACGCCAACATGGTGTCAGACGCTGTCAAAAGGGTCATCAAACAGGGCaag GTGCGCACCGGAGACCTGGGGGGCTACGCCTCGAGCGACGAGTTCACCCAGGCTGTCATTGCTAACCTGGCAGTCTAA
- the idh3b gene encoding isocitrate dehydrogenase [NAD] subunit beta, mitochondrial isoform X1 produces the protein MAAALRGSLVTLVKGLSGPRWQVASRPLSVSAALCGPEAPPAQADATFKVTMVPGDGVGPELMTAVKDVFRAGDVPVEFEEFHLSEVQNMASEEKLEQVLTSMKTNKVAMKGKIHTPMEFKGELASYEMRLRRKLDLFANVVHVNSLPGYSTRHNNLDLVIIREQTEGEYSSLEHESVPGVIECLKIITRVKSRRIAKFAFDYATKKGRSKVTAVHKANIMKLGDGLFLQSCAEVAQLYPRIKYENIIIDNCCMQLVQNPYQFDVLVMPNLYGNIIDNLAAGLVGGAGVVPGESYSAEYAVFETGARHPFAQAVGRNIANPTAMLLSAANMLRHLNLEYHANMVSDAVKRVIKQGKVRTRDLGGYCTTGDFVDAIVENLRHRPVY, from the exons ATGGCGGCCGCCTTGAGAGGAAGCTTGGTAACATTGGTCAAG GGCCTGAGCGGCCCGCGGTGGCAAGTGGCCTCTCGACCGTTGAGTGtgtctgctgctctctgtggcCCAGAAGCCCCGCCGGCCCAAGCCGATGCTACCTTCAAGGTCACGATGGTTCCAGGAGACGGAGTGGGACCTGAGCTGATGACTGCTGTCAAGGACGTGTTCAGG GCAGGAGATGTCCCAGTAGAATTTGAGGAGTTTCACCTGAGCGAGGTGCAGAACATGGCCAgtgaggagaagctggagcaagTGTTAACCTCTATGAAGACCAACAAAGTGGCCATGAAAG GAAAGATTCACACACCCATGGAGTTCAAAGGGGAGCTGGCTTCATATGAGATGAGACTgag GCGTAAACTGGACCTGTTTGCTAATGTGGTTCATGTGAACAGCCTGCCGGGCTACAGCACTCGCCACAACAACCTGGACCTGGTCATCATCCGCGAGCAGACCGAGGGGGAGTACAGCTCCCTGGAGCACGAG AGTGTGCCGGGTGTGATCGAATGTTTGAAGATCATCACCAGAGTAAAGTCACGGCGCATCGCCAAGTTCGCCTTCGACTACGCCACCAAGAAGGGACGGAGCAAGGTCACCGCCGTTCACAAGGCCAACATCAT GAAATTAGGCGATGGCCTGTTTCTGCAGAGCTGTGCGGAGGTGGCACAACTGTACCCCAGAATCAAATATGAGAACATAATCATTGATAACTGTTGCAtgcag CTGGTCCAGAACCCGTACCAGTTTGACGTGCTGGTGATGCCCAACCTGTATGGTAACATTATTGATAACCTGGCAGCAGGGCTGGTCGGAGGAGCAGGAGTTGTTCCCGGTGAAAGCTACAGCGCGGAGTACGCTGTGTTTGAGACT GGTGCACGCCACCCATTTGCACAAGCTGTAGGAAGGAACATCGCCAACCCCACAGCCATGCTGCTCAGTGCTGCTAACATGCTCAGGCACCTCAA CCTGGAGTATCACGCCAACATGGTGTCAGACGCTGTCAAAAGGGTCATCAAACAGGGCaag GTGCGGACACGAGACCTCGGCGGTTACTGCACCACTGGCGACTTTGTGGATGCTATCGTGGAAAACCTGCGTCACCGACCTGTTTACTAA